GTGCGCGCTCATGCTCAACACCGTTTCGTGCACCGCCACGTTCGTCCAGGATGCCGGCCTTGCGGCGTTGTCGGGCGACGATCGTCCGGTGCAAGCGATGCGCGAAGAATTTCTGCGGCGCCGCACGCTCTTGGTGGAAGGCCTGCGTAAGATCCCCGGCGTGACGTGCGAGATGCCCGGCGGCGCGTTCTACGTCTTCCCGAACTTTTCGAAGATCGAGCCGGACGACGTGAAGCTCGCGAATCATATCTTGGAGGCGGGCAATGTCGCCGTGCTCGGCGGATCGACGTTCGGCCCGAACGGCCGCGGGTTTATCCGGATGTCGTACGCGAATTCTGAAGCCAACTTGCGCGAGGCGCTCGCCCGCATCACCCGCGCGGTGGCGAACTACAAATCGTAAATATTCTAAATATGTAGGAGGGCAAGCCGTACTAGGGCAAGCATCGCTTGCCCATTTTTTGGGTGAGCGCTGCTCACCCTAGTACAGCGTTGCTCACCCTCCTACAATTACGCGAGCCCCATTGCGCTTTTCACCTCAGCGAGCGTGGCCTGCGCGACAGTACGGGCGCGTTTTGTGCCTTCGAAAAGAATCTCGTCCACGTAGCCGGGGCGTGCGCTTAACTCGCGTAAGCGCTCGCGGATCGGGGCGAGCGCTTCGTTGAGCCGCCCTGCCATGTCGGCTTTGTCCTCGACGCAGCCAAGCTCGCCCGCGCGGCAACGCCGGGCGATTTCGCGCGCGCCGTCGGCGTTGAACGCCTCTTGGAGGAAAAATACCGGGCACGTCTCGGGATGACCAGGATCATTCTTGCGGATCTTGGTGGGATCGGTGTACATCGTCTTGACTTTGGCCAGCGTCTGTTCGGGCGAATCGGACAACATGATGCTATTGTCGTACGACTTGCTCATCTTGCGGCCGTCCGTGCCGGGTACATACGGCGTCTCGGACAAAATGGCTTCCGGTTCGATCAAGACGCTGCCGTAGAGATGATTGAACCGGCGGACGATCTCGCGGCTCAATTCCACGTGCGGCAATTGATCCTGGCCGACGGGTACGCCTTGGCCCTTCATGATGGCGATGTCGACGGTCTGCAGCACCGGGTAGCCGAGGAATCCGTGCGTCGCGATCGCGGTCCCAAGCGCGCTCACTTGGTCCTTGTACGTCGGCACGCGCTCTAACCACGAAACCGGCACGATCATCGACAGGAGCACGTAGAATTCGCTGATCTCGGGCACTTGGGACTGCACGTATATGGTGCACGCATCGGGATCCAGGCCTGCCGCAATCCAACCGGTCACCATTTTCGTGACGTCGGCGGCGATCTCGTCGCTACGCTCGAATTTTGTCGTCAACGCGTGGAGATCGGCGACTTCGAAGAAGCAATCGTGCCGGTGCGAGAGATCGACGAAATTGCGCAGCGCGCCGAGCAGATGACCCACGTGCAGGTCGCCGGTCGGGCGCATTCCCGCCATGATCCGTTTGCGCGCGACCGCCTCGGGTCTTAGAGATGCCTGATCGATCAAGTATGTTCGCTCCGTGCGCCCGACGTGAAAGAATGCGATGTCGCTTGTTTGCTAACTTCGCGCGAACTCCCCGCCATTTAAAACTGAGGGCTGCCGTTTCCGAGCGGCTTCGCCTCGCGCAACGCCGCGGCAACGATGTCGCGCGCACTGCCGATCGCTTCGTGCAGCGACGCACCGCGCGCGCGTTCGGCCGCGATCGCTGCCGCGAGCAAACACCCCGTGCCGCGCATGCTTCGCGCCGATCGCCGGGTGCCGATGTAAACGACGCCGCCCGCGTCTGCAAGGACGTCGTAGCAGATCCGGCCCGTCAGATGTCCACCCTTGACGAGCACCGCGCATCCGGCTTCGCGCGCGATCGCGCGACCTGCTTGCGCCGCCTCCGCAACCGTGCGCACGCGAACGCCGGCAAGTTTCGCCGCCTCGCGCGCATTCGGTGTCACGAGTTCGCAAAGTGTGAATAGTTTTTTCAATGCCGCGATCTCGGGCGGACCGGAGAATTTCCGCCCGCTCGTCGCGGCGAGCACCGGGTCGAGGACGATGGGTGGGCGCCGGCGCAGCGCGCGCAAGAACTTCGCGACCGCTGCGATGCCGTCGGCCGCCGGCAGCAGTCCGATGCGGATCGCGTCCGGTTTCGCTTGTTGCCAGATCGCGCGCAGCTGCGCCGCTATCGAAACAGCCGGTAGTGGGTCCACCCGTATGACCCTCTCGCTGTACTGAGCGCTGACCCCCGCGACCACGAACACGGCGCGCACACCCAATCGCGTGAAAAGCTTCAAATCCAGGCCGATTCCGGCGGCGCCTGTGGGATCGGTCGTGCCGATAGTGCAGACGATCGGCGACTCTTGTTTCACTAGTAAGTAGCACTTGCGGCGGGACACATCAAACGCTTGTTCTCCACATATTCACAGACCCTGTGGATAACCGCTTTTCTTCGCCCCGGGCTTGGTCGCTGACGGAACCGGCGACGGCACGACCGGAGCGGGCGTGCTCGGCCGCATCGGCGCGATCGTCGCGGGTGGCGGCTGGCCCGCGCCCGCGTAAACTGCGCGCAGCAAGCCCCTGAAGTTGTCGAGGTCTTCTTTGAATTGGTCGGGCGCCAACGGCAGCGTCGGAAGCAAGAACCATGAGCCCGATTCGGCTCGAAGCAACGGCGTTCGGATCGCCGGTTTAGTCAGCGCCGCATCGCCGCCCGCCGCATCGCGCGCTTGAGCAAGCGCCGCCCACATCACCGTTTGATTCGGCAACGCGTTGAACGCGTCGAGCGCTCCGAGAGTCGACCCCGGTGCGAATCCATACGCGCCGATCGCCGTGCGACGACCTTGGAGATAACCGGACGGTGTCGCTGCAGCGCCCCATCGCGCCAGTGCTCCGGCGAGACTTTCTATGAGCGACGCTGCGTCGGGCCGTTGCGCCCATGGCGCACCCAACTGGACGCGCAATGTGATCACCCGCGACGTTCCGTCGAACGAGGTCGCGCCTGCATCGCTCGCATCCGCAAGCACGCGCGCGGCGAACGATTCCGGCGGCTGCGATGTCGCAAGTCCATCGAGCGCGCGCGAAGGACCGTCGGCCCAGAAGTACAGCGGCAACGTCGACGTCTTGCCGATTTGCAATCCGTACGTCTGATACGACGACGCCCTCGCTGCGCGCAACGCGGCGACCGATCCGCCCGCTTGGGAGGTCTGAAGAACGCGATCCGAATAGACGGCGAAACGCGCGCCGCGCGCGGCGATGAGCTGTGCGGACGCATCGTCGTACGCGCCAAACGGCGCCAAAAGGCCGCCCCCGCGATGCCTGGCGAGCAGCGAAACGCCCGCAAGGGCATCGTCGATCAGCGCGCTTGCATCGGCCGCGGCGTTGAGCGGAATCACACTCGGGTCGGACAGCGTCTTTCCGCCCGAGTCGACGAGCAGCGGCAAGACCGGCGCCCCGTCGGGGGTCGCGACGAATTCGAGTGCGCCGCGCGCCGCCGCATCGCGGCTATCTTTGTCCGCAGCGCTCACCGCTGCCCGCAAGACATCGTTCGCGGCCTTGAACAGCGCGGCAGTCGCAGCCGGCGGATGTGCGAGGAGAGCGGATGCGCTGTCGGAGCCCGCGTTGGTCAGCCGCGCGGCTGCGTTGAGCGCCGCGGCGCGGCGGAGATCGTCCGTGTTGAAATGCGCCGCGCCGACGGCCGCCAGCCAACGTTGCGCCGAGTTTGTCAGCGCGGCGAGTTCGCGTGCGCCGGCTGTGGATGCTGCCTGCGCGCGAAGCGGCGGCATCGTGGCAAGCAGTGCGACGATGTCGCGCGTCCGCGCATCCGTTCGTTCGCCGGTCGCGAGCAACGCGGCACCGAGCGGATTCGTGTCGGCCAGACTCAGGGCGGCCGCGTACGATGGCGAGAGCGCGATGGCGAAGCGCGCTCCGGCATGCAGATGCAGCGCGCGCGTTGGTGCGCCGATTTCAAACGGAGCGCGCAGCGCGACGTCCATGGCCCGCACGTCCGCCGAAGCGGATTGCGGATCGGCGACCGTCCACAACATCACCACCGTCGCGCGCACCGGCGAGTTCGGCGCGGCCGCCGTCGCAGGCGCGGCCGATAGGCACAAGCACAAGAGGATCGAGAGGAGACGGCGCATCGGCGATGCCTTCATGTAGGCGTGAGCGTGAATGGAAAGAGCCGGACGGCGCCGGCCCTGACTTGAGAACCGTCTTGTCTCGGCTCGCACGTATCTCCTTGATGGTCCGCCGCGCGGCATCGGCGATTTTTGTCTACTGATCTTCGGGGCAAAGCCGGTCGACGATCCGCTGCAGTTCGCCGTCGTCTGCGAAGTGCACGGTGATGGTGCCTCCGCGCGCGCCCATCGCAAGCGCCACTTTCGTGGCCAACGCAAAGCGGAGCCGATTTTCGATCTCGGCCATGTCGGCGGACAGTCCGGCTGCGGCGGTGCCGCCTGTTTTTCGATCGGCGCCTTTGGACTTCGAACGCTGCGGCGCAGCTTGCGCGGCGAGCCGCTCGATCTCGCGCACGCTCAACCCTTCGCGCACCGCGCGTTTGGCGAAATCCTCGGCAAGCTTGTGCGGCATCGCGGCGAGCGACCGGCCGTGGCCGGCGCTGAGCCGCCCGTCGCGAACCATCGCCTGCACCGACTCGGGCAGCGAAAGCAAACGCAACGCGTTCGCGATGGTCGGGCGGCTCTTGCCTAAGCGTTCGGAGAGGATCTCTTGCGTGAAGCCGTGATCGTCGAGGAGCTGGCGATAGCCCGCGGCCTCTTCGATCGCGTTGAGATCTTCGCGTTGCAGATTTTCGAGCAACGCAAGTTCGATCGACGCGCCGTCGCGCACTTCGCGCACGATCGCCGGCATATCTCGCAGGCCCGCCGAGCGGGCTGCGCGCCAGCGCCGTTCGCCGGCCACGATCTCATACTTCGCCGCGCCGCCGCTGAGCGGACGGACCACGATGGGCGACAGCACCCCGTTTGCGCGGATGGATTGGGCGAGCGAATCGAGGGCGGCCGCGTCGAACGCGCGCCGCGGTTGATGCGCGTTTGGCGCGATCTCATCGACCGCGATCATCGTGAGCGACCCCGGCGGCGGAGCACCGTTCTCCCCGCGATTGCCGGGGAAGAACACGTCGAGCCCGCGGCCTAGGCCGCGCTTGATGGTCATCGTGCCAGCACCTCTTCGGCAAGCGCGGCGTAGGCGATCGCGCCGGCGCTTCGGGAATCGAACTCCGTGATGGGTGCGCCGTACGACGGCGCTTCGGACACACGGATGTTGCGCGGAATGCGCGTTGTGAAGACGAGATTCGGGAAGTGCCGCTCCACTTCGTCCACGACCTGCCGCGCAAGATTTGTGCGACCGTCGAACATCGTGACCACGACTCCGTGAATGCTCAGCGTGGGGTTCAAGTGCGCGCGCACCAGCTCGATGACCCGCGTGAGCTGGCCGAGGCCCTCGAGCGCGAAGTATTCGGCTTGCACTGGTATCAAGAGGGCGTCCGCTGCGGTCAATGCGTTGAGGGTGAGCAATCCAAGCGACGGCGGACAATCGATGATGATGAGGTCGAAGTCGTACGCAACGGATGCCAGCGCCGATTTGAGTCGCTGTTCCCGCGAAAGCGCGCTGACAAGCTCGAGTTCGGCGCCGGCGAGATTCAACGTTGCGGGAAGCAGGGTTAGGTTGGGGACCGACGTGGCGTGCAGCGCGTCGCGTACCGTCGCGTTCTTGAGCAGCACGTCGTACATGCACGTCTCGACCTGCGTTTTATCGATGCCGAGGCCGGTGGTGGAGTTGCCTTGCGGATCGATATCCACGAGCAGCACTCGCTTGCCCAGCCTCGCGACGGCGGCGCTGACGTTGACGGCGGTCGTGGTCTTGCCGACGCCGCCTTTTTGGTTGGCGACGGCGAAGATGCGGGCTTTGCTGTGCGTTTGCTGATCGATCACGGTGGCGCCGTCGCAGGCGCTTGCGGTGCGGCAAAAAACGCGCGCACGAGCGCGCGCAACGATTCGCGCTCGTTGAGTGCGGGGTCGTCGAGCACCTGCTCGAGGCAGTGATTCAACGCTTCGCCGACGCGGCGGTCTCCGCTGAACTCCGGCCCGACGAGTTTGAGCTCGCGCATGATCGCGATGATGCCCGCGCCGTCGATCGCAAGATCGGCGATGCCAAACGGCGCGCGCGCCGCGATCGCATCGAGGACGCGGGTCTCGAATCGTTTCGACTGCGCGGGATCGCGTGCCGGCAAGCCGCTCGCGCTGACATCGGCCGCGCGCAGCGCGAAGAGCGGTTCGACTGCGGCAACGCCGACGCGGCGCACGAAACGGCGCACCGCGGCATCGGTGAGCTGATCGTCGGCCGCATACATGTGATGTTTCACCAGATGCGCGACATCGCGCGTGAGGTCGGTGGAAAACCGGAATCGATCGAGGACGGCTTTGGTCATCGCTTCGCCGACGAACTCGTGGCGGTAGAAATGCGGGCCATCCTTTGTCCTCGGCTTTCCCACATCGTGGAATAGTGCCGCCAACCTTAGCTTTGGGTCCTGCTCGATTGCATCGCAACATTTCATATTGTGGAAATACACTGTGAAGCGATGATACTCGTTCTGCTCGATTCCCCAACCTTCCATCAGCTCCGGAATCAGAATGTCCAGTGCACCGCACTCGCGGAGGATCTCGAATCCAATGCTTGGCCGCGCGGCCTTAACGAGCAATTTTGTGAGTTCTTCCGCTACT
The Candidatus Eremiobacteraceae bacterium DNA segment above includes these coding regions:
- a CDS encoding ParB/RepB/Spo0J family partition protein; the protein is MTIKRGLGRGLDVFFPGNRGENGAPPPGSLTMIAVDEIAPNAHQPRRAFDAAALDSLAQSIRANGVLSPIVVRPLSGGAAKYEIVAGERRWRAARSAGLRDMPAIVREVRDGASIELALLENLQREDLNAIEEAAGYRQLLDDHGFTQEILSERLGKSRPTIANALRLLSLPESVQAMVRDGRLSAGHGRSLAAMPHKLAEDFAKRAVREGLSVREIERLAAQAAPQRSKSKGADRKTGGTAAAGLSADMAEIENRLRFALATKVALAMGARGGTITVHFADDGELQRIVDRLCPEDQ
- a CDS encoding AAA family ATPase — protein: MIDQQTHSKARIFAVANQKGGVGKTTTAVNVSAAVARLGKRVLLVDIDPQGNSTTGLGIDKTQVETCMYDVLLKNATVRDALHATSVPNLTLLPATLNLAGAELELVSALSREQRLKSALASVAYDFDLIIIDCPPSLGLLTLNALTAADALLIPVQAEYFALEGLGQLTRVIELVRAHLNPTLSIHGVVVTMFDGRTNLARQVVDEVERHFPNLVFTTRIPRNIRVSEAPSYGAPITEFDSRSAGAIAYAALAEEVLAR
- the trpS gene encoding tryptophan--tRNA ligase; the protein is MIDQASLRPEAVARKRIMAGMRPTGDLHVGHLLGALRNFVDLSHRHDCFFEVADLHALTTKFERSDEIAADVTKMVTGWIAAGLDPDACTIYVQSQVPEISEFYVLLSMIVPVSWLERVPTYKDQVSALGTAIATHGFLGYPVLQTVDIAIMKGQGVPVGQDQLPHVELSREIVRRFNHLYGSVLIEPEAILSETPYVPGTDGRKMSKSYDNSIMLSDSPEQTLAKVKTMYTDPTKIRKNDPGHPETCPVFFLQEAFNADGAREIARRCRAGELGCVEDKADMAGRLNEALAPIRERLRELSARPGYVDEILFEGTKRARTVAQATLAEVKSAMGLA
- a CDS encoding hydroxymethylpyrimidine/phosphomethylpyrimidine kinase; the encoded protein is MKQESPIVCTIGTTDPTGAAGIGLDLKLFTRLGVRAVFVVAGVSAQYSERVIRVDPLPAVSIAAQLRAIWQQAKPDAIRIGLLPAADGIAAVAKFLRALRRRPPIVLDPVLAATSGRKFSGPPEIAALKKLFTLCELVTPNAREAAKLAGVRVRTVAEAAQAGRAIAREAGCAVLVKGGHLTGRICYDVLADAGGVVYIGTRRSARSMRGTGCLLAAAIAAERARGASLHEAIGSARDIVAAALREAKPLGNGSPQF
- a CDS encoding HD domain-containing protein, coding for ELVHKLRQAGSAELVGASFGVVKFAANGMVTDIALPRRERSTGTHHRDFAVDYDPSIPVEDDLARRDFRINMMARNLRTGEIIDPFGGRSDIEAKRLDILADQVFVEDPLRILRGAQFAARFDLTVSERAMNGMRAAAHLVSTVAAERVAEELTKLLVKAARPSIGFEILRECGALDILIPELMEGWGIEQNEYHRFTVYFHNMKCCDAIEQDPKLRLAALFHDVGKPRTKDGPHFYRHEFVGEAMTKAVLDRFRFSTDLTRDVAHLVKHHMYAADDQLTDAAVRRFVRRVGVAAVEPLFALRAADVSASGLPARDPAQSKRFETRVLDAIAARAPFGIADLAIDGAGIIAIMRELKLVGPEFSGDRRVGEALNHCLEQVLDDPALNERESLRALVRAFFAAPQAPATAPP